One segment of Paenibacillus sp. FSL R7-0337 DNA contains the following:
- a CDS encoding (2Fe-2S) ferredoxin domain-containing protein, which yields MNMRLKVLKKHLLFCCSEHCNNQDVEDVMQEFKEQLVEQGINKTVKINKTSCLGLCGNGPFVIVYPDGVWYYNVTTEDVARIVEEHLVNGQPVEELVMLKMEA from the coding sequence ATGAATATGCGTCTGAAGGTACTCAAGAAGCATCTGCTCTTCTGCTGCAGTGAGCACTGCAATAACCAGGATGTAGAGGATGTCATGCAGGAATTCAAGGAGCAACTGGTGGAGCAAGGGATCAACAAAACGGTCAAAATCAACAAAACCAGCTGTCTCGGCCTATGCGGCAACGGCCCTTTTGTCATCGTGTATCCGGACGGGGTCTGGTATTACAATGTAACGACGGAGGATGTGGCCCGTATCGTGGAGGAGCATTTAGTGAACGGTCAGCCCGTAGAAGAGCTGGTTATGCTCAAAATGGAAGCCTGA
- a CDS encoding EamA family transporter, with protein MILLAYSLVCLIFGTTFLAIKIGVDAGAPPFFSAGLRFFVAGAVLFLFMVLKGKARFSLLLRKEMLLTGAALTFGTFAALYWAEQYVSSGLAAVLSATGPMMILLMQTAFLRQKAPAYSLLGCIIGFTGVLLLVLPSLADDVTPLWLIGCVVVLIGELCYAAGAIYSKKVITTFSAESPVALNAAQMMYGGALLFIISLFTEPMHPSFLLSFKTAGSLLYLTVVGSMVGHTLFYWLVSKTNPVFPSTWLYISPPIAVGVGFLFYNEAVTWITLLGVFTIISGTILVNAGAMKQLFFKPKSVIPVLPKASVEPLVQE; from the coding sequence ATGATTCTGTTAGCTTATTCACTTGTCTGTCTGATCTTCGGCACTACCTTCCTGGCCATCAAAATCGGCGTAGACGCCGGAGCGCCGCCCTTCTTCTCTGCGGGACTGCGTTTTTTCGTGGCGGGTGCGGTGCTATTCCTGTTCATGGTTCTTAAGGGCAAAGCCCGCTTCTCCCTGCTGCTGCGCAAGGAAATGCTGCTCACGGGAGCAGCCCTGACCTTCGGCACCTTCGCCGCGCTCTACTGGGCGGAACAATATGTATCCTCCGGGCTTGCTGCCGTATTGTCAGCTACCGGACCGATGATGATTCTGCTGATGCAGACGGCCTTCCTGCGCCAAAAAGCTCCCGCCTACTCCCTGCTCGGCTGTATCATCGGGTTCACTGGAGTCCTGCTGCTGGTGCTGCCCAGCCTGGCGGATGACGTCACTCCGCTCTGGCTGATCGGCTGTGTGGTGGTGCTGATTGGGGAACTCTGTTACGCGGCGGGGGCGATCTATTCCAAAAAAGTAATCACCACCTTCTCCGCCGAGTCCCCCGTGGCTCTGAACGCAGCCCAGATGATGTACGGCGGGGCGCTGCTGTTCATCATCTCTCTGTTCACAGAGCCGATGCATCCGTCCTTCTTGTTGTCTTTCAAAACTGCAGGTTCCCTGCTCTACCTGACCGTTGTCGGCTCCATGGTTGGACACACGCTGTTCTACTGGCTCGTCTCCAAGACGAATCCGGTTTTCCCGTCCACCTGGCTGTATATCTCGCCGCCGATTGCCGTCGGGGTAGGCTTCCTGTTCTATAACGAAGCAGTCACCTGGATAACGCTGCTTGGCGTGTTCACGATTATATCCGGAACCATTCTTGTGAATGCTGGCGCAATGAAGCAGCTGTTCTTCAAGCCTAAATCAGTAATACCCGTTCTGCCAAAAGCAAGCGTTGAACCCCTGGTTCAGGAGTAG
- a CDS encoding PLP-dependent aminotransferase family protein produces the protein MEKIAGAGQNNPLFRQVYEFMLNRMERGEWKTGDKLPSIRLLAEELGVHRLTVFKAYRALAESGKLYVKDKSGYYVAPDSRLNPPADEGTAVPGYMVRSPMSDIQRMPVVYQFSQALVDPGLLPNLFLSDYVKKVFDLYPRVMGTYASVQGDEELRVTLSSHFEERYRLQLSARELLITSGAQQAINLIAGIMLGPMDVVLVERPTYSVALDIFKRAGARLVAVEISAQGYDLAAVEELMRKAKPRMFYINPTHHNPTGYTVPAKQRKLLVELAERYRCLLVEDDPFRDMYFGEEPPAPFFAYDTEGWVIYISSFSKYVAPGLRICAVACRYPFMERLIAAKSLADNGTPLLNQKIFLHYYTSPRLQQHLGKLRIALQVHKEIMEEELAATGWEWTTPQGGLNLWVKLPDSIPVTQLLARCLEQSISFVPGELCDPLGEMKSWLRLSYSFASEALLREGMQRLTAIAREIEAGE, from the coding sequence ATGGAAAAAATAGCGGGTGCCGGGCAGAATAATCCCTTATTCCGCCAAGTCTATGAGTTCATGCTGAACCGGATGGAGCGCGGGGAGTGGAAGACTGGTGATAAACTGCCTTCGATCCGGCTGCTGGCGGAGGAGCTGGGGGTTCACCGGCTGACAGTGTTCAAGGCCTACCGGGCGCTGGCCGAGAGCGGCAAGCTGTATGTCAAAGACAAATCCGGTTATTATGTGGCGCCGGACAGCAGGCTTAACCCTCCGGCGGACGAAGGGACGGCAGTGCCCGGATATATGGTCAGGAGCCCGATGTCCGATATTCAACGTATGCCCGTAGTGTACCAGTTCTCTCAGGCATTGGTTGATCCGGGACTGCTGCCGAACCTGTTCCTGTCCGATTATGTCAAAAAAGTATTCGATCTCTACCCGAGGGTCATGGGCACCTACGCCTCCGTACAGGGGGATGAAGAGCTGCGCGTTACGCTGAGCAGCCATTTCGAGGAACGTTATAGGCTCCAGCTGTCGGCCCGGGAGCTGTTGATTACCTCAGGCGCCCAACAGGCAATCAATCTGATTGCCGGAATCATGCTCGGCCCGATGGATGTTGTGCTGGTGGAGCGGCCTACGTATAGTGTGGCGCTGGATATTTTCAAGCGGGCAGGGGCACGGCTGGTAGCCGTGGAGATCTCGGCGCAGGGCTATGATCTGGCGGCGGTGGAGGAGCTGATGCGCAAGGCTAAGCCGCGGATGTTCTACATCAACCCGACCCATCATAACCCGACGGGGTATACGGTTCCGGCGAAGCAGCGTAAGCTCCTGGTGGAGCTTGCGGAGCGCTACCGCTGCCTGCTCGTGGAGGATGATCCGTTCCGTGATATGTACTTCGGGGAAGAGCCGCCCGCACCGTTCTTCGCCTATGATACGGAGGGCTGGGTCATTTATATCAGCAGCTTCAGCAAATATGTGGCTCCCGGCCTGCGGATCTGCGCGGTGGCCTGCCGTTACCCGTTCATGGAACGGCTGATCGCGGCCAAGTCCTTGGCGGACAACGGGACGCCGCTGCTGAATCAGAAGATTTTCCTACATTATTACACCTCGCCGCGGTTACAGCAGCATCTCGGCAAGCTGCGGATTGCCCTTCAAGTGCACAAGGAGATTATGGAGGAGGAGCTTGCGGCCACCGGCTGGGAATGGACTACTCCGCAGGGCGGACTCAATCTGTGGGTCAAGCTGCCGGACAGTATTCCGGTAACTCAGCTGCTGGCCCGTTGCCTGGAGCAGTCCATCTCCTTCGTTCCCGGTGAGCTCTGTGATCCGCTGGGGGAGATGAAGTCCTGGCTGCGTCTTAGCTATTCTTTTGCCAGTGAAGCATTACTGCGTGAGGGAATGCAGCGGCTCACCGCCATTGCGCGGGAGATTGAGGCGGGGGAGTAG
- a CDS encoding AraC family transcriptional regulator, which translates to MTVFKYNAHRPHRANPDLYLHYWGQEQCIPGHSFGPGVRSLYKIHFIHAGTGTVTVGEATHTLNAGQAFLTYPHVVTHYAADQDNPWLYSWIAFTGEEANYLLGRTSLTPEQPVFPMDQVLMPSLSARLSETGSSGELLDLPLKVMLYEFFSLLLRTIPAADSPAPRSRSVYVEQCLHYLQAHYAENVTMESLSSSLKLDRKYMSALFKRTVGLPPQQYLLQFRMSKACELLTETGCTIGEISQSVGYQDALLFSRMFKKVKGCSPKEYRLRHADTDIVL; encoded by the coding sequence ATGACAGTATTCAAATATAACGCCCATCGCCCCCACCGGGCCAATCCTGACCTGTATCTGCATTACTGGGGCCAGGAGCAGTGTATACCCGGTCATTCGTTCGGACCCGGGGTACGCAGCCTGTACAAAATCCACTTCATACACGCCGGAACCGGCACGGTAACCGTCGGTGAAGCCACCCATACATTGAACGCAGGACAGGCCTTCCTCACTTACCCGCATGTGGTAACGCATTATGCCGCAGATCAGGACAACCCTTGGCTGTATTCCTGGATTGCTTTTACCGGGGAGGAGGCAAATTATCTGCTGGGACGGACTTCGCTTACTCCCGAGCAGCCGGTGTTCCCGATGGACCAGGTGCTGATGCCCTCGCTGTCCGCCAGGTTATCGGAGACAGGGAGCAGCGGGGAACTGCTGGATCTGCCGCTGAAGGTGATGCTCTATGAGTTCTTCTCCCTTCTGCTGCGCACGATCCCGGCTGCCGACAGCCCGGCTCCGCGCAGCAGAAGTGTCTATGTCGAGCAGTGCCTGCATTACCTTCAAGCCCACTACGCCGAGAATGTGACGATGGAGAGCTTGTCCTCCTCCCTGAAGCTGGACCGCAAATATATGTCGGCGCTGTTCAAGCGGACAGTCGGCTTGCCGCCGCAGCAATATCTGCTCCAATTCCGTATGTCCAAGGCCTGCGAGCTGCTGACAGAGACCGGCTGCACCATCGGGGAGATCTCGCAATCGGTGGGGTATCAGGACGCCTTGCTATTCTCCCGGATGTTCAAGAAGGTGAAGGGCTGCTCCCCCAAAGAATACCGGCTCCGCCATGCGGATACGGACATTGTGCTATAA